From the Vicia villosa cultivar HV-30 ecotype Madison, WI unplaced genomic scaffold, Vvil1.0 ctg.000004F_1_1_1, whole genome shotgun sequence genome, one window contains:
- the LOC131621362 gene encoding factor of DNA methylation 4-like gives MMNRKTEYTRESDLEHYERKYFKDLKDDYYKLEVSDSTFRCPFCLNKDYYSLTDLSRHASRIASDVHGETVKEIGKHSALVRYLKSLNVNVAKDKSPILNVPEDKFVCPWTVVLANIVTKFDPNSRKYVGKSGKEIQEELFAKGFKRLTVTTLWNSSGQTKFAIVEFGKEWDAFADACLLERMFESEHCGKRDYYRSRERGDKLFGWMARADDYNSSNIVGKYLQDKVDLKTVFEKKAEDDRKALKLAASKSRRTRNWNWKKQQTKISNMRNAERNYLENLSKDREKTVMEVEARRNKLMASEKNLRKRKADNDNERNNLYLEKKNIEMAIAEQQKADNEMMRLAEKHKKQKEKLHKKMHDLVKGLDAKHALQLETERLRGAFNVMNHLKETDQEEKKKLEAIKVELREKEKQLEDLLRTLVIEEPKTNDELQDARKKLINWIGYPGDTSQVIISVKRMGELDLKPFIEASKRKFPAEENWKAAQWCSQCEDYLRDLSWKPFKIVTDEKGNSKEILDENDEKLKSLRDELGDEVHDAVATALKELNEYNPSGRYPVPELWNFREGRKASLKEGVAHLMSQWKLSKAD, from the exons ATGATGAACCGAAAAACAGAATATACCCGTGAATCTGATTTGGAACACTACGAGCGTAAATATTTCAAAGACTTGAAAGATGATTACTACAAATTGGAAGTCTCGGACTCAACATTTCGGTGTCCGTTCTGTCTCAACAAGGATTATTATTCTTTGACTGACCTTTCAAGACATGCTTCAAGGATTGCTTCTGACGTGCATGGTGAGACTGTGAAAGAAATTGGTAAACATTCTGCCCTGGTAAGGTATCTTAAGTCACTTAATGTGAATGTTGCTAAAGATAAGTCACCCATTCTGAATGTTCCTGAAGATAAGTTCGTCTGCCCTTGGACGGTAGTTCTCGCAAACATTGTTACAAAATTTGACCCGAACTCACGTAAGTATGTAGGAAAGAGTGGTAAGGAAATTCAGGAGGAACTTTTTGCGAAAGGGTTTAAGCGGTTGACCGTTACAACACTGTGGAATTCTAGCGGGCAAACAAAGTTTGCGATagttgaatttggaaaagaatggGATGCTTTCGCcgatgcttgcttgttagagagAATGTTTGAATCAGAACATTGTGGCAAGAGAGATTACTATCGTTCAAGGGAGCGAGGAGATAAACTCTTTGGGTGGATGGCACGTGCCGATGACTATAATTCCAGCAATATTGTTGGCAAATACCTCCAGGATAAAGTAGACTTGAAAACTGTTTTCGAAAAAAAAGCCGAGGATGATAGGAAAGCCTTGAAGCTTGCTGCATCTAAAAGCAGAAGAACAAGGAATTGGAATTGGAAGAAACAGCAAACAA AAATAAGCAACATGAGGAACGCTGAACGCAATTATCTTGAAAATCTGTCCAAGGATCGTGAAAAAACCGTAATGGAAGTGGAGGCCCGGAGGAACAAACTTATGGCCAGTGAAAAGAATCTGCGGAAGCGTAAAGCAGATAATGATAACGAGAGAAATAATTTATATCTTGAGAAGAAAAAT ATTGAGATGGCCATAGCAGAACAACAAAAGGCTGATAACGAAATGATGCGTTTGGCAGAAAAACATAAA AAACAGAAAGAGAAACTTCACAAAAAAATGCATGACCTAGTGAAAGGACTTGATGCTAAACATGCGTTGCAATTGGAAACTGAACGGCTGAGAGGAGCTTTCAATGTAATGAATCACCTTAAAGAGACCGatcaagaagagaagaaaaaactGGAGGCGATCAAAGTAGAGCTGCGTGAAAAGGAAAAGCAATTGGAAGATCTTCTGCGGACATTGGTTATCGAGGAGCCTAAAACTAATGATGAGTTGCAAGATGCGCgcaaaaaattaataaat TGGATTGGCTACCCAGGGGACACTTCTCAAGTCATAATTTCTGTGAAAAGGATGGGGGAACTTGATCTTAAGCCGTTTATCGAGGCATCCAAGAGAAAGTTTCCTGCTGAAGAGAATTGGAAAGCAGCTCAGTGGTGCTCACAGTGCGAGGACTATCTTAGAGATCTAAGTTGGAAGCCGTTCAAAATTGTAACCGATGAAAAAGGGAATTCCAAG GAAATTttagatgaaaatgatgaaaagCTGAAAAGTTTGAGGGATGAACTGGGAGATGAGGTGCATGATGCAGTAGCTACAGCTCTGAAGGAATTAAATGAATACAATCCTAGTGGAAGATATCCAGTACCGGAACTCTGGAATTTTAGGGAAGGAAGAAAGGCTTCGTTGAAAGAAGGTGTTGCCCATTTAATGAGCCAATGGAAGTTGTCCAAAGCTGATTAA